GTCTGGCTCCCCCTGGTGGTGGGATGAGGCAGCTAAAGGTGTAATCAGTGTGTATGGCTCCCCCTGGTGGTGGGATGAGGGAGCTGCAGGTGTAATCAGTGTATATGGCTCCCCCTGGTGGTGGGATGAGGGAGCTGCAGGTGCAATGAGTGTATGGCTCCCCCTGGCGGTGGGATAAGGCAGTGGCAGGTATAATATCTGTGTATGGCTCCCCCTGGTGGTAGGATGAGGAGCTGCAGGTGCAATGAGTGTATGGCTCCCCCTGGCGGTGGGATGAGGCAGTGGCAGGTATAATATCTGTGTATGGCTCCCCCTGGTGGTAGGATGAGGAGCTGCAGGTGTAATCAGTGTATGGCTCCCCCTGGCGGTGGGATGAGGGAGCTGCAGGTGTAATCAGTGTCTGGCTCCCCCTGGTGGTGGGATGAGGCCGCTGCCGGTGTAATCAGTGTCTGGCTCCCCCTGGTGGTGGGATGAGGTGTAATCAGTGTCTGGTTCCCCCTGGTGGTGGGATGAGGCAGCTAAAGGTGTAATCAGTGTGTATGGCCCCCCCCTGGTGGTGGGATGAGGGAGCTGCAGGTGTAATCAGTGTATATGGCTCCCCCTGGTGGTGGGATGAGGGAGCTGCAGGTGTAATCAGTGTCTGGCTCCCCCTGATGGTGGGATGAGGCAGCTACAGGTGTAATCAGTGTGTGGCTCTTCCTGGTGGTAGGATTAGGAGCTGCAGGTgtaatcagtgtgtgtgtgtgtggctcccCCTGGTGGTGGGATAAGGGAGCTGCAGGTGTAATCACTGTGTCTGGCTCCCCCCGGTGGTGGCATGAGGGAGCTGCAGGTGTAATATCTGTGTATGGCTCCCCCTGGCGGTGGGATGAGGGAGCTGCAGGTGTATTCAGTGTCTAGCTCCCCCTGGTGGTGGGATGAGGGAGCTGCAGGTATAATCTCTGTGTATGGCTCCCCCTGGTGGTGGGATGAGGGAGCTGCAGGTGTAATCAGTGTCTGGCTCCCCCTGGTGGTGGGATGAGGGAGCTGCAGGTGTAATCAGTGTCTGGCTCCCCCTGGTGGTGGGATGAGGGAGCTGCAGGTGTAATCAGTGTCTGGCTCCCCCTGGTGGTGGGATGAGGCCGCTGCCGGTGTAATCAGtgtctggctccccctggcggcAGAGCACCACTCACCCTGCCGGTAGTACAGCCCGTTGACCGTGGGCCCGTAGCTCCTCCAGGCCAGCTGGATGGCGGTGACACTGAGCACGATCCAGGCCAGCAGCACCTTGAAGAGCGCGGCTCTCAGGTCGTTGTTCTCCCACTCCCGGGAGAAGTCAGCGCTGAGGGACATCAGGCCGCCCAGGACCTGACCCACCAGCTCGGAGCCCCACTCCGCCTCCTCCGCCATCTTATTCACCCACTACCGGCCGCCATCGGCAGATTCCACAGACAGCCGCGGCACCCGGAGAAATCAGCGCACGGACCGGACCAGCAGAGCCGCAGTCCGGGATTACAGCCACCGCTAACCGCCCGAACGTACCGGGAACCGGGGTCACAGGCTCGAATCAGCCACCGCCAACCGACAGACACGTCGCCCCGCCCCTTTACCCGCCACTCACAGCTAGTGGGTGTGGCTTGTCCTGGACCAGGACCCGCCCAGTGCAGACAGGGCGTCACGTGACTCTCTTGTGTCAGGAATAATCGGTTACAATGTAGCAGTCACCATAGTTACCGACATCCGGGACACGCCCCTCAGGCTGCTGCACACAGAACCCACACAACACTCACTGTGCAGCCAGATGATcaggggccctggtgcagggaggagggaccCGGGGGCCACAGCCCGCTAGTTCCCCTTGAAGCGGATACTGCACCTGCTCCACCAGCAGATTACATGTTCTCTGTACTGTGTGATATGATCAGTGATGTGTAATTACATGATAATAACAATGGTGCTCTATGAACTCAATGATTCTACTTAAAGCTCCTTGGTCAGGGGCCAAATGATGCAAATCTCTGCCCTCCAGGATGTCTCATAAGGTGATTAAGTTGTTTCTTTACTTGTACTTTGGAAAGTTTTCAGACTTTTGCATTTTACTCTATTTTCTTCATTCAGTttaatttgttacaatatataaaaccAACACCTTTAAAAGAAAGATCTTCACCAGGATACGTCAATGTATTGGGGAGAACTCGTCAAATCGCAGCCCACCGTTGTCTCTGGTATATATATCTTGTGATCCCCAGACAtcttcatacctcctgcttaGGGTCAGGTGCTTCCAAGTTATGCAGCTTTTTGCCACTTTGGAGAACGCAATGTGCCGGGGTCTTGTGTATGATTATAAACAACGGTGCACTGAATATACCAGGTCAGACCAGTTAtaagaaaagtggaagctgtcTGTGTGGGGATACTTAGGAAACCTGCACAGGTTTATAATGTAATCATTGTTATACTTCCATCATCTTTTTTGCACTATTAACAATGCACCAGCATCTCCCTCAGAGCTGATGTCTGTTATCTGCACACACCAGTTGTGGTTACTCTGATGCCCAGGGAGATACTGAAGTCCCTCTGCTAAGAgaccagggtgtaaatgtatgaagcttcgatttttcaactcgccggaaatcggcgactttgcagctaaaattcaaatttccggcgagttgaaaaatttggcgcttcatacatttacccccaagctgGACAGACAATGTCAACACAGACAGTGGAGTCCTATGTGACTCAGAGATCGCCACAAGGCTATGATGTGAGCGCCATTTCTCATGGTCTCTTCTGAGCCACATTGTACAGGAGGCCACAAAGTATAAAAATCAGTGGATCTTATAATCACACTATTTCTCTGGTGCTTTCTGAAATTACTGTCTCCTATGTACTGAATTGTGTGTAGTACAGGGATGTATATACTAGTGGTAGGTTTATATTATGCCTCAGTGCAGGCTGTCAGCACTCAGATTCTACTGCTTTGCCTGGAATTGGTTCTATTTTTGTTCTTATACAGAACTGACCACACCCACCAAATTATACTACCGAGAGGATAtccataagattgacaggagggctCTGGGGAGATAAAGGATTGTGGGTAAGACGACAATGACATCTCTTGTAAATGATAGGTCTCATAGCGTTTTACTAGCACCTGACATTTCACCCAGTGAGTTTCAGTCAAGTTTTGTGTTATTACCACACTTATTAGGATGTTTTTGGAATGTTTATATACTCTATAATTGAGACCATATAAACCTATCTGCTAAATCGTGCTCCAACACTTCATGTCCTCCAACCAAAACCCCCTCATCCtaggtcaggggtaggcaacctgcagctctccaggtgttctgaaactacaagtcccagcatgctttgccagtagaaaaccagcagataggtggcaagaaatgctgggatttgtagtttcacaacagctggagagccgcaggttaccTACCCCTGTCCTAGGTGATCTTAATATTcctattgataatcccactgaAGCGGACACTGCCATATTTCTCATTCCTTTGGCTTCTCCCATTGGGACCTCTCCCTTCCACTGTAATGGTCACTCCCTTGTTCTGGTCTTCTACAACCCTGTTTGAACTCCTCTTAGTCCTCCCTAGTCGTCGTcatccttatttatatagcgccactgattccgcagcgctgtacagagaactcacttcagTCCttctccattggggcttacagtctaaattccctaacatactacGTCCTTTCCTTCAGCTTGTCCCCACCTCTCTCCTCACCCAAATGTAGACTCTCAATGTCATCATGCTCCTCTTGACCCGGCTTCTTCCATCCCCACCTCCTCGCATGACCGCTCTGTCTGACATTTCCTTCTATGACCATGCCTCAGCAACGCAGCCATGGCACTGCGCAGACCAATCATTTACAGAGGTTCTCCCGCACCACGGAGGGGACTCTTACTCAAAGGTGAACTTCTTCAATTTGAATTAATCTTCTATCTCCCAGCTCCATCGTTCTCGCTCAACAAACCAGTGTATTATGTCCACCCAATGTCACCTCTATAGCACCTTCAGCTCCCTCTTCTGTCCTCCCTCATAGGACTCGTTACTCTCCCACCCCACACATGAAGATACCGACGTACACCGGCCCCTCCAGCATTACTTACATCCTCACCCTCCCTATCTATGGAGGAGGATCTGTACACTGCTGTCCTCCTCTTTAGTCCTTCTTGTCTCCTCAAGACTGCACCCACTCACCTCTCCCTGCTCCAGTCTCATCTCTCTTCCTGGCTACCTACAAACCATGTCAGTGGCTTTTATAGTTTGTCTCTCTCCCTCCTTATCTCTCTGCAATGGGTCCAGTATCTGAGTTTCAACATGTCACCAGCCATCTTTGTGCTAAGTTCAATGACCTCTCTGCCACTTTCTCAGACCACCTTTCACTTCTACATGGAAATCATAATAATCCCCCTTACTCCATCTGTGGCTCCATGTACCCCTTCCTCTGCCTCCAtgtcccccccttcccctgcctCCATCTGTGGCTCCATGTCCCCCCTTCCCCTGCCTCCATCTGTGGCTCCatgtcccccttcctctgcctcCATGTCCCCCCTTCCCCTGCCTCCATGTCCCCCCTTCCTCCATCTGTGACTCCatgtccccccccttcccctgcttccaTCTGTGGCTCCAtgtcccccccttcccctgcttccaTCTGTGGCTCCATGTCCACCCTTCCCCTGCCTCCATCTGTGGCTCCCAtgtccccccttcccctgcttccaTCTGTGGCTCCATGTCCACCCTTCCCCTGCCTCATCTGTGGCTCCATGTCCACCCTTCCCCTGCCTCCATCTGTGGCTCCATGTCCACCCTTCCCCTGCCTCCATCTGTGGCTCCATGTCCACCCTTCCCCTGCTCCATCTGTGGCTCCATGTCCCCCCTTCCTCCATCTGTGGCTCCATGTCCTCCTGCCTCCATCTGTGGCTCCATGTCACCCCCTTCCCTGCTCCATCTGTGGCTCCATGTCCCCCCTTCCATTCTGTGGCTCCATGTCCACCCTTCCCCCCTGCCTCCATCTGTGCTCCATGTCCCCCCTTCCCCTGCCTCCATCTGTGGCTCcatgtccccttcctctgcctccATGTCCCCCTTCCCCTGCCTCCATCTGTGACTCCatgtccccccccttcccctgcttccaTCTGTGGCTCCatgtccccccttcccctctgcttCCATCTGTGGCTCCATGTCCACCCTTCCCCTGCTCCATCTGTGGCTCCATGTCCCCCCTTCCCTGCTTCCATCTGTGGCTCCATGTCCACCCTCTCCCCTGCCTCCATCTGTGGCTCCATGTCCACCCTTCCCCTGCCTCCATCTGTGGCTCCATGTCCACCCTTCCCCTGCCTCCATCTGTGGCTCCATGTCCACCCTTCCCCTGCCTCCATCTGTGGCTCCATGTCCCCCTTCCTCCATCTGTGGCTCCAtgtccccccttcctctgcctccatctgtGGCTCCATGTCCACCCTTCCCCTGCCTCCATCTGTGGCTCCATGTCCACCCTTCCCCTGCCTCCATCTGTGGCTCCATGTCCCCCCTTCCTCCATCTGTGGCTCCATGTCACACCCTTCCCCTGCTCCATCTGTGCTCCATgtcacccccttcctccatctgTGGCTCCATGTCACCCCCCTTCCTCCATCTGTGGCTCCATGTCCCCCCTTCCTCCATCTGTGGCTCCATGTCCTCCCTATGATCTATACTTCAGCGCAAATAGCATCAGTCTTATTTATACCCCGCCCGACCCAGTAACCTCCCTTACCCCGCCCTCGCCTCCTCTGATTGGCCATCCTGCGCCTGACCCCACCCACACGCCGGAGCTTCCGTCACAGGCAGCGGTATATgtaaggtaagggggggggggtgagcggGGTAGATGTGACCGTAGCTCGCTGTGTGTTAGGTATCGGGGCTTCTCGGCGTCCACTGCTAAAAAGAACCGGTTGAACAGTCCACGGGCTCGTGACCTGGGCGCCAACTCGCTCCGACCCCGCCCAAGACGGCACTGTTTGCGCATGCGCGACAGTTATTTCCTGGTGACATTCCCGCGAGCTCGCGCCTGCCCAGTCATTCTCTATTCATCTGTCCGCCCGCCGTGCGCGGCCCCGCCGTCCCGTGAGCGCGCACGTCACTCTCGTGCCCGAGCCTCAGCCGGCGGTTCTTCTGCTGGCAGCAGCCGGAGCTCAGTGAGGTAATAACGGCCGCAGCCGAGGGAGGGACGGAGCAGGGTGCAGTGTCCCGGATACCAGCCACAGCCACCAGCCAGCAGCGGCCCAGCACGGCCAGGAGAGAGGTGAGGCCGGGGGCGGCCTAGAGGAGCGGGAGGGTGAGGCCGAGGCCCGGCTGTCTGctggccggggggggggggtgtaatctctcctcccctccttattattattattactaactcTCCCTaatcctccccctccccttctgtatatatatctatctaacctCCCCCTCTGTATATAATCATCTATCCTCCTCTGTATATAatatcatctatcccccctcCCTTCTGTATATATCACTCAGTCCtatatccccccctccccttctgtatatatcatctcccctccccttcttaatatatatcatctatcccccTCCCTTCTGTATATAACATCTCATCCCCCCTTCTGTATATATCTATCCCtcccttctgtatatatatctatcccccctccccttctgtatatatatatctatcccccctccccttctgtatatatatcatctatccccccctccccttctgtatatatatatcatctatccccccctcccttctgtatatatctatccatctatccccctccccttctctatatatcatctatcccccctccccttctgtatatatatcatctatcccccctccccttcttatatatatcatctatcccccctcccttctgtatatatatcatctatcccccTCCCTTCTTATATATCATCTACCCCCCCCCTTCTAgtatatatcatctatcccccctccccttctgtatatatcatctatccccctccttctatatatatcatctatcccccctccccttctgtatatatatcatctatcccccccctcccctctctagtatatatcatctatccccctcccttctctatatatatctatccccctctcccttctgatatatatcatctatcccctcctcccttctgtatatatcatctatcccccTCCCTTCTGTATAatatcatctatccccccctcccctctcgtatatatcatctatccccctcccccttctgtatatatatcatctatccccccctccccttctgtatatatatcatctatccccccctccccttctgtatatatatcatctatcccccctccccttctgtatatatctactatccccctccctctcttatatatcatctatcccccctccccttctctatatatatcatctatcccccctccccttctctatatatatcatctatccccctccccttctgtatatatatcatctatcccctccctccccttctgtgtatatatcatctatccccccctcccctcttctgtatatatatcatctatccccccctccccttctgtaaNNNNNNNNNNNNNNNNNNNNNNNNNNNNNNNNNNNNNNNNNNNNNNNNNNNNNNNNNNNNNNNNNNNNNNNNNNNNNNNNNNNNNNNNNNNNNNNNNNNNNNNNNNNNNNNNNNNNNNNNNNNNNNNNNNNNNNNNNNNNNNNNNNNNNNNNNNNNNNNNNNNNNNNNNNNNNNNNNNNNNNNNNNNNNNNNNNNNNNNNtatatcatctatcccccctccccttctgtatatatatcatctatccctccctccccttctgtgtatatatcatctatcccccctccccttctgtatatatatcatctatccccccctccccttctgtatatatatcatctatccccccctccccttctgtatatatatcatctatccccccctccccttctgtatatatatcatctatccccccctccccttctgtatatatatcatctatccccccctccccttctgtatatatcatctatcccccctccccttctctatatatatcatctatcccccctccccttctctatatatatcatctatcccccctcccctctctatatatatcatctatccccctccccttctgtatatatatcatctatccccccctcctcttctgtgtatatatcatctatccccccctccccttctgtatatatatcatctatccccccctccccttctgtatatatatcatctatcccccctccccttctgtatatatatcatctatccccccctccccttctgtatatatcatctatccccccctccccttctgtatatatatcatctatcccccccctccccttctgtatatatattatctatccccccctccccttctgtatatatatcatctatccccccctccccttctgtatatatatatcatctatcccccctccccttctgtatatatatcatctatcccccctccccttctgtatatatcatctatccccccctccccttctgtatatatcatctatccccccctccccttctgtatatatatctatccctcccctccccttctgtatatatatctatccccccctccccttctgtatatatatctatccccccctccccttctgtatatcatctatcccccctccccttctgtatatcatctatcccccctccccttctgtatatatctatcccccctccccttctgtatatatatcatctatcccccctccccttctgtatatatatcatctatcccccctccccttctgtatatatatatcatctatcccccctccccttctgtatatatatatcatctatccccccctccccttttgtgtatatatatcatctatcccccctccccttctgtatatatatatcatctatcccccctccccttctgtatatatatcatctatcccccctccccttctgtatatatatcatctatcccccctccccttctgtatatatcatctatccccccctccccttctgtatatatcatctatcccccctccccttctgtatatatatcatctatcccccctccccttctgtatatatatatatcatctatcccccctccccttctgtatatatatcatctatccccccctccccttctgtatatatatcatctatcccccctccccttctgtatatatatcatctatccccccctccccttctgtatatatatcatctatccccccctccccttctgtatatatatcatctatccccccctccccttctgtatatatatcatctatcccccccctccccttctgtatatatatcatctatccccccctccccttctgtatatatagcatctatcccccccctccccttctgtatatatatatatatctatccccccccctccccttctgtatatatatatatatatcatctatcccccccctccccttctgtatatatatatgtcatctatccccccctccccttctgtatatatatatatatctatcccccccctccccttctgtatatatatatatatcatctatccccccctccccttctgtatatatatatatatatgtcatctatccccccctccccttctgtatatatgtcatctatccccccctccccttctgtatatatcatctatccccccctccccttctgtatatgtcatctatccccccctccccttctgtatatatatcatctatccccccctccccttctgtatatgtcatctatccccccctccccttctgtatatgtcatctatccccccctccccttctgtatatatatcatctatcccccctccccttctgtatatatatatcatctatccccccctccccttttgtgtatatatatcatctatcccccctccccttctgtatatatatatcatctatcccccctccccttctgtatatatatcatctatcccccctccccttctgtatatatcatctatcccc
This window of the Mixophyes fleayi isolate aMixFle1 chromosome 8, aMixFle1.hap1, whole genome shotgun sequence genome carries:
- the TCTA gene encoding T-cell leukemia translocation-altered gene protein, giving the protein MAEEAEWGSELVGQVLGGLMSLSADFSREWENNDLRAALFKVLLAWIVLSVTAIQLAWRSYGPTVNGLYYRQGMGGQNGGTPEYPSCFPIWESSSTESLKTHQE